From one Longimicrobium sp. genomic stretch:
- the arfB gene encoding alternative ribosome rescue aminoacyl-tRNA hydrolase ArfB, translating into MNEETVLQINDSLWIPRAELGYKATRSGGPGGQHVNTSSSRVELTWDVGASPSLTEEQRARILEKLANRISGEGVLLLAASDERSQHQNKELVTGRFVELVRQALVVPKPRRKTRIPRAAREARLQDKKQRSQTKRNRGSIRHDE; encoded by the coding sequence ATGAACGAAGAAACCGTCCTGCAGATCAACGACTCGCTGTGGATTCCGCGCGCGGAGCTGGGCTACAAGGCCACGCGGTCGGGCGGGCCCGGCGGCCAGCACGTGAACACCTCGTCAAGCCGCGTGGAGCTTACCTGGGACGTCGGCGCGTCGCCCAGCCTGACGGAGGAGCAGCGGGCGCGCATCCTCGAAAAGCTGGCGAACCGCATCAGCGGGGAGGGCGTGCTGCTGCTGGCCGCCAGCGACGAGCGAAGCCAGCACCAGAACAAGGAGCTGGTCACCGGGCGGTTCGTGGAGCTCGTCCGCCAGGCGCTGGTGGTCCCCAAGCCGCGCCGGAAGACGCGCATTCCCCGCGCGGCCAGGGAGGCGCGGCTGCAGGACAAGAAGCAGCGCTCCCAGACCAAGCGCAACCGCGGCTCCATCCGCCACGACGAATAG